Genomic segment of Rhodococcus rhodochrous:
GTCGATCCGGATCTCCACAGGCGCGGTGGCGGTCCGGCTGCCGGCGCGCGGTTCGTCCAGGCACCAGGCTGCGGTGGCGCGGCCGGCGAGCAGCGCCGCCAGCGTCTCCTCGTGGTCTTTCCCGTACCGGCCGAGCATCTCCGCCGCGATGTTCGTGGGGCACAGCGGCCCGGGGGCGGCGTGGCGCCCGAACTCGTGGGCGACCAGCGTGAGATCGACGAGTCCGAGACCGCTCAGCGATCCTCCGCCGTGGTCCTCGTCGACGAGCAGGCCGGTCCAGCCGAGTTCGGCCCCGGCACGCCAGTAGTCGGCTGCGAAGCCGTCCGGATCGTCGCGGAGGCGGCGGATCCCGTCCGGCGGCACCCTCTCCGCGAGGAACCGTGCCGTGGTGTCGCGGAAGAACTCCTGATCCGGACTCGGATCCAGCAACATGCGTGCCCCTTCACCCCGTCGTCAGAACATAACGCTCTCAATACAGAGAACACTATTCTCATCGGATACGAAAGGGGTGCGCGAAGACGGACTCGGGGTGAACCGGGTCGGGTCAGCCGAGCGGAGTTCCGCCCACGCCCCAGTTCTCGCGGGGCACCTCGGTGATCGTCACCCACACCGACGACGGATTCTTGCCCGAGGCCTCGGCGTACGCGCGGGTGACCGCGGAGATCACCTCGGCCTTCTGCTCGTCGGACAGGCCCGGCGTCTGACTGATCTGGATGAGAGGCATGCGGGCATTGTCGCAGCCCGTCGCACGACCCGCCGATCGGTCCTGCGCCGTGTCCGTCACGGCACGATCCGGACCTCCGTCGTCCGCGGATGCTCGACGAG
This window contains:
- a CDS encoding tautomerase family protein; this encodes MPLIQISQTPGLSDEQKAEVISAVTRAYAEASGKNPSSVWVTITEVPRENWGVGGTPLG